In Hevea brasiliensis isolate MT/VB/25A 57/8 chromosome 13, ASM3005281v1, whole genome shotgun sequence, a single genomic region encodes these proteins:
- the LOC131169220 gene encoding UPF0481 protein At3g47200-like isoform X2, which yields MGRRNFEQWKSIKKENIQFPREDFVKMMLTDAAFLIEYFLKRYFGGWPKADRVFRKQRLTNNIRYDILLLENQVPFFFLEKLLNLSKVGISIVELIQCFFTREVIRLSLKLKNLSEKSFQALHLVDFLRICLQPSNPTPNKKYRNLSTPTITHLHQAGVKFESSSSNCLLDIKFEKGILYIPEWKITDHTETLLRNILAFEQCHSSDNYTSDYVIIMDFLINDEEDVQLLIQNGIIENWLQDNQAVATFVNSLGNQTLVGEYFYFSDLVKDLNAYCKIPRNKWKATLKQKYFNNPWTIISVIAASFLLMLTVIQTVCSILQVD from the exons ATGGGAAGGAGGAATTTCGAGCAATGGAAGAGCATAAAAAAAG AAAACATTCAATTTCCCAGAGAGGATTTTGTGAAAATGATGTTAACAGATGCAGCTTTTTTGATTGAGTACTTTCTAAAAAGATATTTCGGTGGCTGGCCAAAAGCAGATCGTGTATTCAGAAAACAACGACTTACAAACAATATAAGGTATGACATATTGTTACTTGAGAATCAggttcctttcttcttccttgagaaGTTATTGAATCTATCTAAGGTTGGAATTTCCATAGTTGAGTTGATCCAGTGTTTTTTCACTCGTGAAGTTATAAGGCTATCTCTAAAGCTAAAAAACTTATCGGAGAAGAGCTTTCAAGCGCTGCATCTTGTTGACTTCCTAAGAATATGTCTGCAGCCATCAAACCCAACTCCAAACAAAAAATATAGAAATTTATCGACACCCACTATTACGCATCTCCATCAAGCGGGAGTGAAGTTTGAATCCAGTTCAAGCAATTGCCTACTTGACATAAAATTTGAAAAGGGAATTTTGTATATTCCAGAATGGAAAATTACAGATCATACAGAAACTTTACTTAGGAATATATTGGCCTTTGAGCAGTGCCATTCGTCTGACAACTATACCAGTGACTATGTTATTATCATGGATTTTCTTATTAACGATGAAGAGGATGTCCAACTACTCATTCAAAATGGAATCATAGAAAACTGGCTGCAGGATAACCAAGCCGTAGCAACCTTTGTCAACAGTCTTGGCAATCAGACTCTTGTGGGTGAGTATTTCTATTTTTCTGATCTCGTTAAAGATCTTAACGCATACTGCAAGATCCCTAGGAACAAGTGGAAGGCAACCTTGAAGCAAAAGTATTTCAATAATCCATGGACTATTATCTCTGTTATAGCAGCTTCTTTTCTCCTCATGCTCACTGTCATCCAAACAGTATGTTCCATCCTTCAAGTGGACTAA
- the LOC131169220 gene encoding UPF0481 protein At3g47200-like isoform X1, whose product MEIEETSSTKQMSDQVSLDIEKLERCMRREMESLHHLSDQCCIYRVPVQLRELNEKAYTPRVVSIGPLHYGKEEFRAMEEHKKRYLFDFLNRSGVSLLEFIKATETCETELRNCYAENIQFPREDFVKMMLTDAAFLIEYFLKRYFGGWPKADRVFRKQRLTNNIRYDILLLENQVPFFFLEKLLNLSKVGISIVELIQCFFTREVIRLSLKLKNLSEKSFQALHLVDFLRICLQPSNPTPNKKYRNLSTPTITHLHQAGVKFESSSSNCLLDIKFEKGILYIPEWKITDHTETLLRNILAFEQCHSSDNYTSDYVIIMDFLINDEEDVQLLIQNGIIENWLQDNQAVATFVNSLGNQTLVGEYFYFSDLVKDLNAYCKIPRNKWKATLKQKYFNNPWTIISVIAASFLLMLTVIQTVCSILQVD is encoded by the coding sequence GTGTTGCATATATAGAGTTCCTGTGCAACTACGCGAGTTAAATGAAAAAGCCTACACCCCTCGAGTAGTCTCCATTGGCCCGCTTCACTATGGGAAGGAGGAATTTCGAGCAATGGAAGAGCATAAAAAAAGGTACCTGTTTGATTTTTTAAATAGGAGCGGGGTAAGCTTGTTAGAGTTCATTAAAGCCACTGAGACATGTGAGacagaattgagaaattgttatgCAGAAAACATTCAATTTCCCAGAGAGGATTTTGTGAAAATGATGTTAACAGATGCAGCTTTTTTGATTGAGTACTTTCTAAAAAGATATTTCGGTGGCTGGCCAAAAGCAGATCGTGTATTCAGAAAACAACGACTTACAAACAATATAAGGTATGACATATTGTTACTTGAGAATCAggttcctttcttcttccttgagaaGTTATTGAATCTATCTAAGGTTGGAATTTCCATAGTTGAGTTGATCCAGTGTTTTTTCACTCGTGAAGTTATAAGGCTATCTCTAAAGCTAAAAAACTTATCGGAGAAGAGCTTTCAAGCGCTGCATCTTGTTGACTTCCTAAGAATATGTCTGCAGCCATCAAACCCAACTCCAAACAAAAAATATAGAAATTTATCGACACCCACTATTACGCATCTCCATCAAGCGGGAGTGAAGTTTGAATCCAGTTCAAGCAATTGCCTACTTGACATAAAATTTGAAAAGGGAATTTTGTATATTCCAGAATGGAAAATTACAGATCATACAGAAACTTTACTTAGGAATATATTGGCCTTTGAGCAGTGCCATTCGTCTGACAACTATACCAGTGACTATGTTATTATCATGGATTTTCTTATTAACGATGAAGAGGATGTCCAACTACTCATTCAAAATGGAATCATAGAAAACTGGCTGCAGGATAACCAAGCCGTAGCAACCTTTGTCAACAGTCTTGGCAATCAGACTCTTGTGGGTGAGTATTTCTATTTTTCTGATCTCGTTAAAGATCTTAACGCATACTGCAAGATCCCTAGGAACAAGTGGAAGGCAACCTTGAAGCAAAAGTATTTCAATAATCCATGGACTATTATCTCTGTTATAGCAGCTTCTTTTCTCCTCATGCTCACTGTCATCCAAACAGTATGTTCCATCCTTCAAGTGGACTAA